The Neurospora crassa OR74A linkage group I, whole genome shotgun sequence genome segment GATCATGACTTGCTTACAGTGATGAAGATACCAAGCCCAACCATGATCGAGGCAATCAGTAATTGGGTCCTCGGGGATCTCTTGTAGGAAAATGTGGCATAACACATGATAAAGACGGTATAAATCATGGGTAGCTCATCGGCGAGTTGCATCTCATCTGAGATTGTTTGTTAGCATATCCACAATAACACTATGACGGAACAATAGCTCACTTACACTTAAGAGTTGCATGGAACGCCATGGAGCCGAGGCCAACCACCAGGTAGCCAACATAGGCAAGGATGAAAATGGGCGAATGCTTAAACTCAAGGACATTGCGTAACCCCTTGACTCCGAGCCACATAAACATCAAGTTGGTCAATGTGTTGACCAGCTCGGCGCAATAGTATGTGATGTTGTAATCCTATGTCAGATTCATGGTGAGTCTCGCGGGCAAAAGCGGGCTGTAACTGGTGTAATTTAGGTACCTCTTCACACCAGTTCAAGGTTGATGTTTGCTCTCCCCAGAAGCCATCACGGCCTTCCCGATAAGGAATCTGAAGTATCGACATTCTGACTTGTGGCTAAACAAATAGCGTAGCTCTCGCCGCAAATAAGACGCACAGCTAACACCCCGAACCCTGGAATGGCGCCAAGCCCGACCAAAAAGGTGGTCTGGGTGGCTGGATTGGAAACCGTAAAGTGAACTGAAGCTTGCAGATATCTGGGGTATTGTGGCAGTGAAGAATCGTTGCTGTAGTCGAAACAGATCTGCCAGTAAGTGTACCAGATGTCCGTGTTATTCGTCGGTCGTATAAGCCACGCCCCTAGATCTACAAGGCAATGAGTGTGTGATGTAGCACGGAGAGGGCCTCTGATATGTCCTGGTATGGCGGATCGCAGCGAAACAGTAGAAAGTTGAAATCTTGGGCAATTAAAGGCAAGATGTGGTCGATCAAGCAAGAGAAAACCGGCTTGGCTTCGGTGAAATTGAAAACCAAGAAAGGCCGGATATCTCGGAACAGTACGAAAATCGACGAAAACAGAAAGTAGCGCAGAACCATGCACGCCAGGAACGGGTTGTTCTTTCCTCACAATAGGTCAAATATCAGAATTGCAACTGGAACTACTAGTATATGTAAAAATCTGGGGGAAGGTTGCTGCCCTGGGACAGGAACAAAAGGTCCGTGAACATCCAAAGAGGAAGCGCCCTACATTCGAGACCATTGATCGAAATCTGAGACCTTTGGTGATCGGGATCCACCAAAAATGTCGACGTTGGGCAGTTCACACAACTCAACAACCGAGCGTTAAAGTTGACTTCCCAAAGAGGAGTTTAGACGAGGATCCATGCGGGATCAGTGTCCGGCCTGGCGCAACATTTATTGTCAACAGATGCTCGACCAAACTAGAACTAGAGGTACGTAAGCGTAGATGCTGGACGATAAATATGACACTAGACGCCTCGACTCGTATGTGacggatatatatatacctctatgcAGCATCTTCGACGATGGTTGAGAGAACAACCGGCACAAACTCTCAGAGTCCTGAGCGACCCGAAGTGATCAATGATATggcaaaacaaaaacaaagacATGAGCAGAAAAGACACCGGCAGCATGGTTCCTGTCACATGTGCCTGGCTCGAGCCTAGAAAAGGCGGAACCTGGAACTAAAAGCGGGACCACAAGCCCCCGGCAACGGCCCCGCTCGGCCCGGATCCGAGCGGATGGCTCGTGCATGCACAGCCGAACTTGTACCGCCCGTGTACAGCGAGCAGCTGAGATACAGCATGCCACAGTGGCTTTAGTGGGGGTGGCACCTGCtaccttaggtaggtagaggtgcCGTAATGGTAGCCCCAGGAATCGAACTGCACCCGGGCCATCAGCTGGAGACAGACTGTCtgtccacttccacttgtcaCCCTTCCATGATCCCCGGCCGTCTCTACTAGCATATACCTCGGGCCACGAGCCGAAAGTGAATGTTTGTTGACACTGACAGAGCCAggtcgatgaagaagaggtaaCCAGGGGCGACTACCTTGAAGAAAGCCGAGGCGCATTGGGGATGTCAAGAACTCGGCGCATCCTCCGAAGCAGGCAACAATACCCTCGAGATTCTGACGAAGCGGCCCTCGACGGACCTTTGCGGATACACAGGCCATCGAGCCTAGCACGACGACAAACGTGTCGAGGGATTCCGGCATCAGTCCTTCACCAATCTAACAATTCCTGACGACGGCCACTGCAACGACGGATCCATGTGACAGCTGGTTAACCACCCGTACCTGACCAACTCCAAACACGATCCCCGGCCTTGACCTGCCATCATTGGATGGCCACACCACCACATGGCAGCACCCGCTAAACAAGCCTCGTCAAGATGGGGCTCCTTCTTATCCCAGGCCGTCGCCGGAGTCGAGGCCAAACTAGACACCATTCTCGCCGATGACTATGATGATGCCGCCCAGCAGAACAAGGAGTCCAAACCAGCAGCCACTCCCCCGCCGGCACCATCACCGGCAAAGGCCAGCCCGAGTAGGATGCTTCCATTCGAACCCAATCTTGTACATCCGTCCAGGACATATGGCTGACAGTCTTTACTACTTACAGCGCCATCGAGAACAGCCTCGACACGTACCAATGATCGTCTACAAGAGCGGTTGGCCAGGGCCGTGGCCGCCAAGGCTGCCGGCAAGAACCTCGATCGAACGTCATCCTCGACACAAGCGAGCCCACGCCAGAGCATGGATGCGCCAAGTCGTGCCTCGACCGATAGCATCGAAAGACCAAATTTCGCAGATAAAGCCAGTCCGAATGCCGTTTCTTCGCCGCGCGCATCCGCAGACACGCCCAGAAAATCGCAGGATACAACACAGGAACCGCCAGTGGCACCACTGGACTCAGCGGACGACATCAAGGAGGTGGAAGCACAGTCAGTTTCTGAGAAAGCGGATAGTGCGAGGCCTTCGACGGATCAGCCAAGTCCAGAGAACACTGAGGATGAAGCCCCGACAACTGAAAGTAAATTGGAAGCACCCGCGGAGATACTCGCCAAGACCGAACCCAAGAAGAGCGTTGAGGTCACTGAGAAGGCACGTCCAGATGGTCAGGAAATGAAATCGGACGATACGCGACCGCAAAATCAGGACGAAATCTACGCCTACGTAGAGCGAATTGATGCTTTGGAGGCCAAGCTCCAGTACCTTGCAAGGGAGGCATCCGCAGCGGCGCGCAAGGAGGCTTTGTCTGCACCCGCTGGCAGTGCCGAAAAGAAGCTTGCGGAGAAGGATCAACAAATAGCCCAGCtgatggaagaaggaaagaatcTTGCTAGTAACGAACAAAAGCTGCGGACGATCTTGAAGAACTTGCGAAAGAAACAAGCCGAAGATGAAAAGGACATGGGGAACCTTAAAGCGGCCAAGGAAAAGGCCGACAGGGAAATAGAGAACTTGCGCAAGCGTGCTCGACACGCAGACGAACTCGAAAAGAGCCAGAACGAGCTCCAAAAACGGTTGGACCAGTCACAACGGGAGCTAAACTACTTACGACCGGAAGTCAAGTCCAAGGATACTATCATCGCTGAACTACGATCACAAATCCAAAAGGCTACTGAACAGGCGGATGTCATGTCAGCAAAGGCCAACGACAAGGCAAGAGAACAGGATCAGCGGCGGATAGCAGAATTGGAAGAATCCGTGGAAGCTCTCAAGATCGAGAAGAATCTGATGGCCGACCGCGCCAAGGCGCAAGCTGATGAACTCCGAAAAGAGGCTGAAAAAGCAAGCGAAAAGGCAAAGGCTTTGGAGTTAGAGCTAAAGGCCGAAGTCCATATGATGGAAAGTAAGCTGGAAGCTATGCGGACCCGCGCTGAAGAAGCTTCCTCGGGCGTGACGGGAGACTCCCAAGCCAAGTTGCTTAGACAGGTGGAAACCCTGCAAAGTCAATACTCGATTGCAAGCGAAAACTGGCAAGGGATCGAAACCACCTTGCGGTCGAGAATAGTTAACCTTGAGAAGGAGCGTGATGAAGCATTGCAGCGGGAGTCTGACATGCGAAGAAAGGCTCGTGAAGCTGTAAGCACATTCCGAAGTCATATGCCTTTGCAAATCAGAACACTGATAATCTCTAGGCCCTCCGAGCGAGACGCAATGAGGAAGAGCTGGAAGAAGCCAAGACCAAGCTTCCTAACCAGGAAGACGTTGAGTCCTACCGCTCACAACTCGACTCTCTCAAGAAGCGCGCGgaagaagccgaagccgcccTAGCAGAGGCGCGAGCCGATTttgagaagcagaagcaggcaTGGGAGGCTGAAAAGGAACTAATcaaagaggaaagggaaagggatcTCCAATCACAAGGAAACCGGCCACGATCCTGGTTAGAGGGTCTCCCCGGCGGCCCATTCCTGAAGAACGAGGGTAGCGGGCCTGGATCACCCCAACTATCAACAGCGCAAAGGACCTACAGCACTGATTTCCTAGGCATCCAAGGCCTTTCCAACAAGGTCCGCAAGGCATCAGCCCCATCAAGTAACGGTGATGCCGCAACGGGAGCAAACATAAGCCGTAGACCCTCCGGCCAACCCGGCCTGATCCGCACATCAGTTGCCTCTGGCAGCACCCAAGCAGGAAGCAACTCCCTCTTCAGTCCCACTACAGAATCCATGCCTCCAGTCACACCCTCATCCGCGATTCACCAGACATCAGACGCAGGTGGCGCACCCGAGATCCAGCACCCACGCGCTGGGCTCCATCGTTCCGACACGGGCTTCGACAGCGTCGactcgtcctcctctccacACAACGTATTGCAGGACATGGTCTCCGTATCCACCATCGCCGCCGGGCCCTCGGTCCAGCTCGTGGAGCGCATGAGTGCCAAGATCCGCCAGCTTGAGAGCGAGAAGGTGACGGTGCGCGAAGAGCTGGCACGCATCTCCAAGCAGCGGGACGAGGCACGGGCGGAGATTGTGGCGCTCATGGGCGAGGTGGAGAATcagaagaaggcggctgAGAGGGTGGCTGAGCTGGAGAGGCAGGTGGCGGAGGTGAATGAGCGATATGAGACGACGCTGGAGCTGTTGGGCGAGAAGAGcgaggaggtggatgagTTGAAGGCGGATGTGCAGGATTTGAAGGACATGTATAGGGATTTGGTGGAGAGGACTATGAAATGAGGTCGTGAGTGGTGAGTGAGAGGGGACGGACTGGGTAGTGATTCTTGCATACataataaactattcaaGATGGCTGGTAATGAAAATGAGTTGTCGTGTGGGTATGAAGGGAAGGGGACTCTAATGGACATGTGACTAAGGATGGCTTTCACTAATATTTTGGATATTGATGTCCATAAACCTTGGTTTAGCCCATAGCATCACTATCTCGTATTCATCGCCCTTTTTTCCGGAGCAAATTAAGTCAACGCTCGTTCTCCTCATCGTGTCATCTTCGCCACACGTACCCCCAACCTGCACCTGCAAACGGGGTAACCTAAAGCTCAatcccctccttctcggcctcttTCTCAATAAACCTCCTCACATCCTTATCCGGCGCCAAGTCCAATGCCAAATATCCATCCATATCTTTCTTGTCCGTCTCCGCCCCGGCCTTCAACAACGCAACAGCCGCATGCCCATGTCCCTCGGCCACCGCATGATGCAGCGGCGTATACCCCGCGTTGTCGCTGGCATTAATCGGCGACTTGTGCTGCAACAAAAGATTGATCATCGGCACGGACCCAATAGCCGCGGCGCGGTGCAAGGGGTATTGCCCCCGTTTGTCCTTGACCCGGACCGAGGCAGGCTTGGGTTTCATGTCTGGAGACAAAAGCTTACGCGCGAGGTCAATGTTGTTTTTGGAAGCAATGAAGTGTAGGGCGGTTTGCGATTGGTGGTTGGTTTGGTTGATGTCGGCGCCGcgggaaaggaggaggtcgaTTATGGCGTCGGAGTCTTTGACCGAGGCGGAGATCATGAAGGGGGTCCAGCCCATGTCGTCCTGGTTGTGTGGTGTAAGTTGTAAGTGCTGAGTGAAcagagggaagggaaaggagaaaaaaaaagtgagaGTTCCTACCTCAACATCGGGATCAAAACCCTTTTGGTTCACGAGTAGCTCAACGACTTCCTTGCGGTTGTAGGAACAGGCCCAGTGGATGGGGAGACGGCCATCGTCGTCCTTGCGTTGAGCGAGCTTGGGGTTGGCCTGGTTGTGTGTTTAGTCATTTTGCAAGTATACGTATTTTTGAAACGACATCTCACTCACATTGAGGAGAGACTCGACGATGGACGCTGAGATTGTGAAAATGTCAGTATTCAGTCATTTCGTGGATGGTTTAACGAGTGTCCTCAACTGCTCAGCTTGAAGGGTTCTGGAGCTTTCTATGCTCACCTTTACCATCCCTAGCGGCAGCGTGAATTGCAAACTTGTCTTCTGCCATATTGATCAAGCAGATGGATTACTCAGTAAGAGAGGCCTCAAAGTCAATCAGAAAGTCGATTGAATTGAGTTCCAAGGATTTGTTTGAtatggtgatgatgctgtTGCATGAGTTGAACGTCATGTAAGTGATGCCTTCCCCCGGGAGCTTCCATGAGGTGTGTGAAGTCCGAAAGAGGCACACAGTGTGAGCTCGACTGTGTTTGCCAAGACGCTAAATGTGCTAAAAGATGTGGCCCAAGCTCCCCCAAGCCAGGACGTCAGCAAAAATTCCCAGCCGCGTCCAGGCCGCGCCGGTGGCGCTCGTCGGTGCTCAGCACACTGTATCACTTTCATCACGCACTGCATCCagtcttcaacttcaactttgACATCAAGTCAACAACCACGGCTCGAATTCGGATTTCATCACAACAACCGACTCAAAACCCCCTCCGGCTATATTGAAGAATAATTCGCACAAAGAACCCAAACGACGAAACGACCCTACCTATCCGACATCCGACCCTTAAGATGGCGGCCGAGGTTGCCAACAGCGCCGCCAATGGCTCTGGCCCTGACACCAACCCGCTCTCGACCATGATCCGCGAGAACGCTAGAAAAACGAAACTCATCTACGCCGCCACAGCCACAACTACAGATGCCTCTGGCACTTCCGGGAGAAAGCGTCTAAAACTCGACCCTGGGCTTGCGTCAGAAGATC includes the following:
- a CDS encoding ankyrin repeat domain-containing protein, whose product is MAEDKFAIHAAARDGKASIVESLLNANPKLAQRKDDDGRLPIHWACSYNRKEVVELLVNQKGFDPDVEDDMGWTPFMISASVKDSDAIIDLLLSRGADINQTNHQSQTALHFIASKNNIDLARKLLSPDMKPKPASVRVKDKRGQYPLHRAAAIGSVPMINLLLQHKSPINASDNAGYTPLHHAVAEGHGHAAVALLKAGAETDKKDMDGYLALDLAPDKDVRRFIEKEAEKEGIEL